One candidate division KSB1 bacterium genomic region harbors:
- a CDS encoding penicillin-binding protein activator: MKRAARLGFLPWLFVGLVGVPLWATAGTQEKEGEAGQFHKAVELFRQGEYPEAESLLEGLVERPGSPLASAAQVMLARSLYRQGRVEEAGAALEEFSRRYPRSRYLPYVNHLLASCRLRAGDAFGAATLLIRNLTVADSALSRRAFLGLATLAVRMSTSELDRLEHEAGNREARELLQLALLEGKLRQGRLSEVIAGAEQLRAMAAGEDVRRRAAELASTARNLQRGSLRVGVILPLSGPLQAEGRRVLRGIEFAWKRGATSLELVVRDSESDMLRAVQAAQELMRDERVVALIGELESDKSIAIGALAGTAQLPVLVPVSYLTGLTSAAPTVFQLNMDVEHRGRLLAEYAVNELGCRTFATLAPADDYGMEMADAFANRVDELGGVVVAQEWYYDNPQDLTNQFKKIRQLGLHHWIADSLRRANQGGTPPSSARVEAALQALTDSVRRHAKPGEVTNLVDYEDFPVPGIDAIFFPIHAEDIPYVASQFARFNIRAQPLGGSEWQNLELLLGNRRYVEGLVFVTDWFLDESDPVYQQLRDEFRRETGLVPDRWMAYGYDAMSLILKVLAEGATTREEISRRLEGVEKVQGLRGLTTFRGNNRSNAEANLIRFVRGSFQRVH; this comes from the coding sequence TTGAAGCGCGCAGCACGGTTGGGGTTCTTGCCGTGGCTTTTTGTTGGGCTGGTGGGAGTTCCGCTCTGGGCTACGGCGGGCACGCAGGAGAAAGAGGGCGAAGCCGGCCAGTTCCACAAGGCGGTTGAGCTCTTCCGGCAGGGAGAGTACCCGGAGGCGGAAAGCCTCCTCGAGGGCCTTGTCGAGCGGCCGGGATCGCCGCTGGCGAGCGCTGCTCAGGTGATGCTGGCCCGTAGCCTCTACCGGCAGGGGAGGGTGGAGGAGGCGGGGGCGGCGCTCGAGGAGTTTTCGCGGCGGTATCCGCGCAGTCGCTACCTTCCGTACGTGAACCATCTGCTCGCATCCTGTCGCCTGCGGGCGGGGGATGCCTTTGGCGCGGCGACCCTTCTCATCCGGAACCTGACGGTGGCGGACTCGGCACTCTCGCGCCGGGCGTTCTTGGGACTGGCTACACTTGCCGTGCGGATGAGCACGTCGGAGCTGGATCGCCTGGAACATGAGGCAGGCAACAGGGAGGCCCGGGAGCTTCTGCAATTGGCCCTCCTCGAGGGGAAATTGCGTCAGGGGCGGCTTTCGGAGGTGATCGCTGGGGCGGAGCAGCTCCGGGCGATGGCCGCTGGTGAGGACGTGCGCCGTCGCGCTGCCGAGCTGGCGTCCACGGCGCGCAACCTCCAACGGGGTAGCCTTCGGGTAGGCGTGATCCTGCCCCTCTCGGGCCCCCTGCAGGCGGAGGGGCGACGTGTCCTGCGCGGGATCGAGTTCGCCTGGAAGCGAGGGGCGACCAGCCTGGAGTTGGTCGTGCGCGACTCGGAATCGGACATGCTTCGCGCCGTCCAGGCGGCCCAGGAGCTGATGAGGGATGAACGCGTCGTGGCGCTCATCGGCGAGCTGGAAAGCGACAAGAGCATTGCCATTGGAGCCCTGGCAGGCACCGCTCAGCTGCCCGTCCTGGTGCCCGTCAGCTACCTGACCGGGCTCACGTCCGCGGCCCCCACCGTCTTTCAGCTCAACATGGACGTGGAGCATCGCGGGCGCCTGCTGGCCGAGTACGCCGTGAACGAGCTCGGATGCCGAACCTTCGCCACCCTGGCCCCTGCCGACGACTACGGGATGGAGATGGCCGATGCCTTCGCCAACCGCGTGGACGAGCTCGGCGGGGTGGTCGTGGCGCAAGAATGGTACTACGATAACCCCCAGGACTTGACCAATCAGTTCAAGAAGATCCGGCAGCTCGGCCTCCACCACTGGATCGCGGACAGCCTGAGGAGAGCGAACCAGGGAGGTACCCCTCCCTCCTCTGCGCGCGTGGAGGCGGCCCTCCAGGCTCTGACCGACTCGGTGCGCCGTCACGCCAAGCCTGGCGAAGTGACCAATCTGGTGGACTACGAGGACTTCCCGGTTCCCGGGATCGATGCCATCTTCTTCCCGATCCACGCGGAGGACATCCCGTACGTGGCCTCGCAGTTCGCTCGCTTCAACATTCGGGCCCAACCCCTGGGCGGCTCGGAGTGGCAGAACCTGGAGCTCCTGCTCGGCAATCGCCGCTACGTGGAGGGCCTCGTGTTCGTGACGGACTGGTTCCTGGACGAGTCGGACCCCGTGTACCAGCAACTCCGAGACGAATTCCGCCGCGAGACGGGCTTGGTTCCCGATCGCTGGATGGCTTACGGCTACGATGCGATGAGCCTCATTCTGAAAGTGCTTGCCGAGGGAGCGACAACCCGGGAGGAAATCTCCCGCCGACTGGAGGGGGTGGAGAAGGTCCAGGGTCTCCGTGGGTTGACGACGTTTCGGGGAAACAACCGGTCCAATGCGGAGGCCAACCTGATCCGTTTCGTGCGCGGCAGCTTTCAGCGGGTTCACTGA